One stretch of Daphnia pulicaria isolate SC F1-1A chromosome 6, SC_F0-13Bv2, whole genome shotgun sequence DNA includes these proteins:
- the LOC124342285 gene encoding segment polarity protein dishevelled-like encodes MSNDDAVRVLREVVQKPSPIKLVVAKCWYPNPKGYFTIPRTEPVRPIDPGAWVAHTEAARGDSRILNHKLATNNKSNVILG; translated from the exons ATGTCAAATGACGATGCCGTTCGCGTTTTACGAGAAGTTGTCCAGAAACCTAG CCCAATCAAACTTGTAGTCGCCAAGTGTTGGTATCCTAATCCAAAAGGATATTTCACTATACCCCGTACGGAACCCGTTCGCCCTATTGATCCCGGTGCGTGGGTTGCTCACACGGAAGCAGCAAGAGGTGATTCTCGTATTTTAAATCATAAATTggcaaccaacaacaaatctaACGTCATATTAGGTTGA
- the LOC124343561 gene encoding protein O-mannosyl-transferase TMTC2-like isoform X1 → MDQTVVLCTLAAFLLYYNTLHADFAYDDSRAIKTNPDVNPSTPWINLLFNDFWGTPLTHSGSHKSYRPLCVLSFRFNHWLHELQPAGYHLFNVVLHCLATALFTLLARSLLPPKAGLATAIAGCLFAAHPIHTEAVAGIVGRADIGAAVFFILAFLSYRRYTAVRSGLAHLRRQQLIRTQSTRSISSHKCSNNNSHGSGGGSSLPPLRSFLSAAIFTSIKWNGDDQVGGELLRPNTLPRSGGPACGGPNLTVLVARKWLWLLVTLLFAACSMLTKEHGITVLAVCAVYDVFVQSRLKPKDLFSSVLFQEKYRGLSEGLSTLFMGTLLMVAVRLQLMGSKAPEFAPADNPSADCPSRLTRTLTFLYLPAFNLWLLVQPTVLSFDWSMEAIPLIHSLADIRNLATAIFYLTLAYLGWNALFRRRDFDDNCGDLRSASASPVPGSASSVLSGNLISSPLPGDSSSSSLVRGTNGCVPSVADAVLGVHCYSSPSSAVGCYGNGNGSTSGSLSSSSSLRSERTRWSSNSSVDVDGTGAGRKSGVDLTVIALSMLVLPFIPATNLFFYVGFVVAERVLYIPSMGYCLLVALGFHLIDDCLRQKQVRLKQQQHKERHRWKQMQASNSLRLLFRWAFVLLLVVYSARTIQRNRDWHTEETLYRSGISVNPPKAYGNLANILSSTGRKDEAEQAYKKALSYRNNMADVHYNLGILYQEQKRYEEAIQSYRSAVHYRPRMAMAHLNMGLVLALMGMKDEAIEVYRRCSQLDGSGLKDPRTHETTKISALFNLGRLHADDGQYTKAIDVYNEAIQRMPTHYQPQSLYNMLGEAYFKLDRLKEAEHWYREALRAKADHIPAHLTYGKLLTKMNRLSEAEDMFLRAKSLSPNDSTVYQHYGQYLSECERHTEAAEQYVRAASLAPTEYETVFNAANTLRQAGRHSEAEQYYRSAVKIRPLEATSHMNLGAMLHVNGKLTEAEQSYLEALRLKPDDHITRMNLQKLRHLLMKKGIVSSSSHSSPP, encoded by the exons ATGGATCAAACAGTGGTGCTCTGTACTTTGGCGGCCTTCCTCCTCTACTACAATACGTTGCACGCCGATTTTGCATACGATGACAG CCGGGCAATCAAAACGAATCCGGATGTGAATCCGTCGACGCCGTGGATCAACTTGTTGTTCAATGACTTCTGGGGCACGCCGCTGACCCATTCGGGCTCGCACAAGTCCTACCGCCCGCTCTGTGTTCTCTCCTTCCGTTTCAACCATTGGCTGCACGAGCTGCAGCCAGCTGGATATCATTTGTTCAACGTCGTGCTCCACTGCCTGGCCACGGCCCTCTTCACCCTCCTGGCGCGCTCCCTCCTACCCCCCAAAGCTGGGCTGGCCACGGCCATTGCCGGCTGTCTCTTCGCCGCCCATCCCATCCACACCGAGGCCGTGGCCGGCATCGTCGGGCGGGCCGATATCGGCGCCGCCGTCTTTTTCATTCTCGCCTTCCTCTCGTACCGACGCTACACGGCCGTTCGCTCCGGCCTGGCCCACCTGCGCCGACAGCAGCTAATCAGGACCCAATCGACGCGATCAATTTCCAGCCATAAATGTAGCAACAATAACAGCCACGGTAGCGGCGGCGGCAGTTCATTGCCGCCGCTGCGCTCGTTCCTGTCGGCCGCAATCTTTACGTCCATCAAGTGGAATGGCGACGATCAAGTTGGCGGAGAATTACTGCGACCCAACACCCTGCCAAGAAGCGGCGGGCCGGCATGTGGAGGACCCAATTTGACTGTTCTGGTGGCCAGAAAGTGGCTGTGGCTCCTGGTGACGCTCCTCTTCGCCGCCTGCTCCATGCTCACCAAGGAGCACGGCATCACCGTTCTGGCCGTCTGCGCCGTCTACGACGTTTTCGTTCAATCTCGACTCAAGCCTAAGGATTTATTTTCGTCCGTCCTGTTCCAG GAAAAGTATCGAGGACTATCTGAAGGATTGTCGACTCTCTTCATGGGCACCCTGTTGATGGTGGCCGTCCGTCTGCAGCTAATGGGCTCCAAAGCGCCCGAGTTCGCACCTGCCGACAACCCGTCGGCCGATTGCCCGTCGCGTTTGACCCGCACTCTCACCTTCCTCTACTTGCCGGCCTTCAACTTGTGGCTACTCGTCCAGCCCACCGTCCTCAGCTTCGACTGGTCCATGGAGGCCATCCCGTTGATCCACAGCCTGGCGGACATCCGCAATTTGGCCACGGCCATCTTCTACTTGACTCTAGCCTATCTCGGATGGAACGCCCTGTTCCGGCGGCGGGACTTTGACGACAATTGTGGAGATCTGCGCTCGGCTTCCGCCTCGCCCGTTCCTGGCTCCGCTTCTTCGGTTCTCAGTGGCAACTTGATCTCTTCGCCCCTGCCGGGCGATTCGTCTTCCTCTTCGCTAGTGCGAGGCACCAACGGATGCGTCCCGTCGGTGGCGGATGCCGTTCTGGGAGTCCACTGCTactcgtcgccgtcgtcggcTGTGGGTTGCTACGGCAATGGCAACGGCAGCACAAGCGGCAGTCTCAGCAGTAGCTCCTCGCTTCGATCGGAGAGGACGAGATGGTCGTCCAACAGTTCCGTCGACGTGGACGGGACTGGCGCCGGCCGGAAGAGCGGAGTGGATTTGACTGTGATAGCCTTGTCGATGCTGGTGTTGCCCTTCATCCCCGCCACCAATCTCTTCTTCTACGTGGGTTTCGTCGTGGCAGAGCGAGTCCTCTACATCCCGTCCATGGGCTATTGCCTCCTGGTGGCGTTGGGCTTCCACCTGATCGACGACTGCCTCCGTCAGAAGCAAGTGCGActcaaacagcagcagcacaaggaGCGACACAGGTGGAAGCAGATGCAAGCCAGCAACTCTCTTCGGCTCCTGTTTCGCTGGGCATTTGTTCTTCTACTCGTCGTCTACTCGGCCAGGACCATCCAGCGAAACCGAGACTGGCACACGGAGGAAACTCTGTACCGCTCGGGAATCAGCGTCAATCCTCCAAAAG CATACGGAAATTTAGCAAACATACTCAGTTCGACCGGACGTAAGGATGAAGCCGAACAGGCTTACAAGAAGGCTCTCAGCTATCGAAATAACATGGCGGACGTCCATTATAATtt GGGTATATTGTATCAAGAGCAGAAACGTTACGAAGAGGCTATACAGTCCTACCGATCGGCGGTTCACTATCGTCCTCGAATGGCCA TGGCTCATTTGAACATGGGTCTAGTCCTGGCTTTGATGGGCATGAAAGACGAGGCGATCGAGGTGTACAGACGCTGTTCGCAGCTCGACGGATCCGGCTTGAAGGACCCACGGACCCACGAGACCACCAAGATTTCGGCCCTTTTCAATCTGGGTCGTCTTCACGCTGACGATGGCCAGTACACAAAGGCCATCGACGTCTACAACGAGGCTATTCAACGCATGCCGACACATTACCAGCCCCAG TCGCTGTACAACATGCTGGGGGAAGCCTACTTTAAGCTGGATCGGCTGAAGGAAGCGGAACACTGGTACCGTGAAGCCCTCCGCGCTAAAGCCGATCACATTCCGGCTCATCTGACCTATGGGAAACTTCTCACCAAAATG aatCGTCTCAGCGAGGCTGAGGACATGTTCCTGCGTGCGAAATCCCTGTCACCCAACGATTCGACCGTCTATCAGCATTACG GTCAATATTTATCGGAATGTGAGAGACACACCGAAGCGGCAGAGCAATACGTCCGAGCTGCTTCACTCGCGCCAACTGAATATGAAACCGTTTTTAACGCAGCCAACACGCTTCGCCAAGCAGGCAGGCACTCGGAGGCTGAACAGTATTACAGATCCGCCGTTAAAATCCGGCCTTTG GAAGCGACAAGTCACATGAACTTGGGTGCGATGCTTCACGTCAATGGCAAGTTAACAGAAGCCGAGCAAAGTTATCTAGAAGCTTTACGGCTCAAACCAGACGATCACATCACTCGGATGAACTTGCAGAAGTTACGTCACCTGTTGATGAAGAAAGGTATCGTGTCCTCTTCCTCTCATTCGTCTCCCCCTTAG
- the LOC124343561 gene encoding protein O-mannosyl-transferase TMTC2-like isoform X2: protein MDQTVVLCTLAAFLLYYNTLHADFAYDDSRAIKTNPDVNPSTPWINLLFNDFWGTLFRYNLMYIKEKYRGLSEGLSTLFMGTLLMVAVRLQLMGSKAPEFAPADNPSADCPSRLTRTLTFLYLPAFNLWLLVQPTVLSFDWSMEAIPLIHSLADIRNLATAIFYLTLAYLGWNALFRRRDFDDNCGDLRSASASPVPGSASSVLSGNLISSPLPGDSSSSSLVRGTNGCVPSVADAVLGVHCYSSPSSAVGCYGNGNGSTSGSLSSSSSLRSERTRWSSNSSVDVDGTGAGRKSGVDLTVIALSMLVLPFIPATNLFFYVGFVVAERVLYIPSMGYCLLVALGFHLIDDCLRQKQVRLKQQQHKERHRWKQMQASNSLRLLFRWAFVLLLVVYSARTIQRNRDWHTEETLYRSGISVNPPKAYGNLANILSSTGRKDEAEQAYKKALSYRNNMADVHYNLGILYQEQKRYEEAIQSYRSAVHYRPRMAMAHLNMGLVLALMGMKDEAIEVYRRCSQLDGSGLKDPRTHETTKISALFNLGRLHADDGQYTKAIDVYNEAIQRMPTHYQPQSLYNMLGEAYFKLDRLKEAEHWYREALRAKADHIPAHLTYGKLLTKMNRLSEAEDMFLRAKSLSPNDSTVYQHYGQYLSECERHTEAAEQYVRAASLAPTEYETVFNAANTLRQAGRHSEAEQYYRSAVKIRPLEATSHMNLGAMLHVNGKLTEAEQSYLEALRLKPDDHITRMNLQKLRHLLMKKGIVSSSSHSSPP from the exons ATGGATCAAACAGTGGTGCTCTGTACTTTGGCGGCCTTCCTCCTCTACTACAATACGTTGCACGCCGATTTTGCATACGATGACAG CCGGGCAATCAAAACGAATCCGGATGTGAATCCGTCGACGCCGTGGATCAACTTGTTGTTCAATGACTTCTGGGGCACG ttatttagataCAACTTAATGTATATTAAA GAAAAGTATCGAGGACTATCTGAAGGATTGTCGACTCTCTTCATGGGCACCCTGTTGATGGTGGCCGTCCGTCTGCAGCTAATGGGCTCCAAAGCGCCCGAGTTCGCACCTGCCGACAACCCGTCGGCCGATTGCCCGTCGCGTTTGACCCGCACTCTCACCTTCCTCTACTTGCCGGCCTTCAACTTGTGGCTACTCGTCCAGCCCACCGTCCTCAGCTTCGACTGGTCCATGGAGGCCATCCCGTTGATCCACAGCCTGGCGGACATCCGCAATTTGGCCACGGCCATCTTCTACTTGACTCTAGCCTATCTCGGATGGAACGCCCTGTTCCGGCGGCGGGACTTTGACGACAATTGTGGAGATCTGCGCTCGGCTTCCGCCTCGCCCGTTCCTGGCTCCGCTTCTTCGGTTCTCAGTGGCAACTTGATCTCTTCGCCCCTGCCGGGCGATTCGTCTTCCTCTTCGCTAGTGCGAGGCACCAACGGATGCGTCCCGTCGGTGGCGGATGCCGTTCTGGGAGTCCACTGCTactcgtcgccgtcgtcggcTGTGGGTTGCTACGGCAATGGCAACGGCAGCACAAGCGGCAGTCTCAGCAGTAGCTCCTCGCTTCGATCGGAGAGGACGAGATGGTCGTCCAACAGTTCCGTCGACGTGGACGGGACTGGCGCCGGCCGGAAGAGCGGAGTGGATTTGACTGTGATAGCCTTGTCGATGCTGGTGTTGCCCTTCATCCCCGCCACCAATCTCTTCTTCTACGTGGGTTTCGTCGTGGCAGAGCGAGTCCTCTACATCCCGTCCATGGGCTATTGCCTCCTGGTGGCGTTGGGCTTCCACCTGATCGACGACTGCCTCCGTCAGAAGCAAGTGCGActcaaacagcagcagcacaaggaGCGACACAGGTGGAAGCAGATGCAAGCCAGCAACTCTCTTCGGCTCCTGTTTCGCTGGGCATTTGTTCTTCTACTCGTCGTCTACTCGGCCAGGACCATCCAGCGAAACCGAGACTGGCACACGGAGGAAACTCTGTACCGCTCGGGAATCAGCGTCAATCCTCCAAAAG CATACGGAAATTTAGCAAACATACTCAGTTCGACCGGACGTAAGGATGAAGCCGAACAGGCTTACAAGAAGGCTCTCAGCTATCGAAATAACATGGCGGACGTCCATTATAATtt GGGTATATTGTATCAAGAGCAGAAACGTTACGAAGAGGCTATACAGTCCTACCGATCGGCGGTTCACTATCGTCCTCGAATGGCCA TGGCTCATTTGAACATGGGTCTAGTCCTGGCTTTGATGGGCATGAAAGACGAGGCGATCGAGGTGTACAGACGCTGTTCGCAGCTCGACGGATCCGGCTTGAAGGACCCACGGACCCACGAGACCACCAAGATTTCGGCCCTTTTCAATCTGGGTCGTCTTCACGCTGACGATGGCCAGTACACAAAGGCCATCGACGTCTACAACGAGGCTATTCAACGCATGCCGACACATTACCAGCCCCAG TCGCTGTACAACATGCTGGGGGAAGCCTACTTTAAGCTGGATCGGCTGAAGGAAGCGGAACACTGGTACCGTGAAGCCCTCCGCGCTAAAGCCGATCACATTCCGGCTCATCTGACCTATGGGAAACTTCTCACCAAAATG aatCGTCTCAGCGAGGCTGAGGACATGTTCCTGCGTGCGAAATCCCTGTCACCCAACGATTCGACCGTCTATCAGCATTACG GTCAATATTTATCGGAATGTGAGAGACACACCGAAGCGGCAGAGCAATACGTCCGAGCTGCTTCACTCGCGCCAACTGAATATGAAACCGTTTTTAACGCAGCCAACACGCTTCGCCAAGCAGGCAGGCACTCGGAGGCTGAACAGTATTACAGATCCGCCGTTAAAATCCGGCCTTTG GAAGCGACAAGTCACATGAACTTGGGTGCGATGCTTCACGTCAATGGCAAGTTAACAGAAGCCGAGCAAAGTTATCTAGAAGCTTTACGGCTCAAACCAGACGATCACATCACTCGGATGAACTTGCAGAAGTTACGTCACCTGTTGATGAAGAAAGGTATCGTGTCCTCTTCCTCTCATTCGTCTCCCCCTTAG